In a single window of the Necator americanus strain Aroian chromosome X, whole genome shotgun sequence genome:
- a CDS encoding hypothetical protein (NECATOR_CHRX.G25966.T1), which produces MNFNYSDIMIYPSEAQYAANRFKILVIGRGGSGRSSLLRRFKQNIFHNPKEEISHPEITVVVRAIHGSIVKADLQIIELSSFACNEDVSGPAKVHMAKNFMDVNGVLLVYDTTNVKTFQELCDTLPTLQRMIAPNVDIFLVGTKADLNDQRMVSFDDAEKKSQELGFSLFETSAVTGVNCEELLIEVLDKVAERRAEIQERLTGKIEVVDTNETEPPRRSLFCWLPYFLTRKTMTST; this is translated from the exons ATGAACTTCAATTACAGCGACATCATGATTTATCCAAGCGAAGCACag TATGCTGCTAATCGATTCAAGATCCTAGTCATTGGAAGAGGAGGATCCGGTAGATCCTCTTTATTAAGGCGATTCAAGCAAAATATATTTCACAATCCAAAAGAGGAAATCTCTCATCCGGAAATCACTGTAGTTGTTCGCGCTATTCACGGATCTATAGTTAAGGCTGATTTGCAAATTATAG AATTATCGAGTTTCGCATGCAACGAGGATGTGTCAGGTCCGGCAAAAGTGCACATG GCGAAAAATTTCATGGATGTGAATGGGGTACTTCTTGTGTACGACACAACGAATGTGAAGACATTCCAGGAACTTTGTGACACATTACCGACACTACAACGAATG atcgCTCCCAATGTGGATATATTTCTTGTGGGAACAAAAGCAGATTTGAACGATCAACGTATGGTTTCATTTGAtgacgctgaaaaaaaatcccaagagCTTGGATTCTCGTTATTCGAAACAAG CGCTGTGACAGGAGTCAACTGCGAAGAGCTGCTAATTGAAGTGTTAGATAAGGTTGCAGAGAGGAGAGCTGAAATTCAGGAACGTCTCACCGGAAAAATTGAG GTGGTTGACACGAACGAAACCGAACCACCTCGGCGAAGTCTGTTCTGTTGGCTTCCCTATTTCCTGACGAGGAAAACGATGACCTCCACGTAG